The following are encoded in a window of Impatiens glandulifera chromosome 5, dImpGla2.1, whole genome shotgun sequence genomic DNA:
- the LOC124938875 gene encoding thaumatin-like protein 1 yields MEIQIILCFLLSTLFFIGSHSATFTITNNCPYVIWPALLTSSGPIASTTGFELPSQSTSTIVAPAPWSGRMWARSYCSGGNDSFNCQTGNCGSKQIPCNGLGGEPPASLIEFTLAGGGNLDFYDVSLVDGFNLPVTVTARDGCPSTSCPVDLNASCPDELALKDPSGGKVGCKSACMVYGTPEYCCNGDHATPSTCGPSKYSEFFKSKCPQAYSYAYDDKTSTFTCPTGGDYRITFCP; encoded by the exons ATGGAGATTCAAATCATTCTTTGCTTCCTCTTATCAACTCTTTTTTTCATAg GGTCACATTCCGCTACCTTTACCATTACTAACAACTGTCCATATGTAATATGGCCGGCGCTTCTAACTAGCTCGGGACCTATAGCTTCCACAACCGGCTTCGAGCTTCCGTCTCAATCAACGTCAACCATCGTTGCCCCAGCTCCATGGTCGGGCCGTATGTGGGCACGTTCATATTGTTCTGGTGGAAACGACTCCTTTAACTGCCAAACTGGAAATTGTGGATCGAAACAAATACCATGCAATGGTTTAGGCGGGGAGCCACCAGCGAGCCTGATTGAGTTCACACTCGCTGGGGGTGGAAATTTGGACTTTTATGATGTTAGCTTGGTGGACGGGTTCAACCTTCCAGTGACAGTTACAGCTCGGGATGGTTGCCCGTCCACGAGCTGTCCGGTTGACTTAAATGCCTCGTGTCCCGATGAGCTTGCGTTAAAGGACCCTTCTGGAGGAAAGGTCGGGTGCAAGAGTGCTTGTATGGTTTATGGTACCCCGGAATATTGTTGCAATGGAGACCATGCAACCCCTTCTACATGTGGTCCATCTAAGTATTCTGAGTTTTTCAAGAGCAAGTGCCCACAAGCTTATAGTTATGCGTATGATGATAAGACTAGCACATTTACATGTCCAACTGGTGGTGACTATCGTATTACGTTTTGCCCTTGA